A stretch of DNA from Methylosinus sp. LW4:
CGAAGTGCGTTCGCAGGGCATCCGCGCTGTCTTGGTGGAGCCGGCTTATACAAAGACGTCTTTCGAAGACAATCTGACGCAGCCCGACCGTCTCAATGATGTATATGATGACGGGCGCGCTGCGATCGCCGTTTCGATGCGAAAGGCGATGGAAAGCGGCGACGATCCCGAGGTCGTCGCCAAAACGGTGTTGCAGGCCGCGTTGGCAAGCAAGCCGAAGCACCGCTATGCCGCCGGCAAAATCGCCCGTCAGGTCAGCTTTCTGCGCCGGTTCGTTCCGGAATCGGCGTTCGACAAGAGCCTCAGAAAGCAAAATGGATTGCCCGCGTGAATGTTTGTGACGGCGGCGCCTTCCAGGGCGTAGCCGTCGCATTCGCAGGTGCGCGCAGAGCGTAGGCCCATGCCGAAGCCGAGCGCGTCCCTCCGCGTTGAAAATGAAGCTCGAGTTCTGCGCCGATCCGCGAGTCTTTCGTGAGCGTGCGTCCGCGAAAGCGCTGAACGTGTGGGATTCCGACGACAATCGTCAAGGTAACGTATTGAATTTCAGTGGGCGCTCGAATTGTCCCGATTCACAGGTCAGATTACCTTCGAAACGCTATCGTAGATATCGAGTGCGAACGAACGATCTAGAAGCCGTCGTGTTGGCGGGCGTGCTGCTCGCTGACGTTGGTCTGCAATAGAGGTGCGCTCCATCATGAATCTCGAAGATCATCCCACGGTCAGACAGCTCCGCGAGGCCGGACGTTCGGATGAAGCGATGAACAAGAGGGAGCCGCTCGGCGCAGAGGAGCTTCTGGAGCTCGCGCGCGCCTGTGGCGCCGACGACGTTGGAATTGTCGAAATCGGTCGGGCCGAGCTCGAGCCGCAGCGCGACGAGATTCTCCGCCATTATCCGTGGACCCGCTCGCTTCTCAGCATCATCGTCAAGATGGCGCGCGAGCCGGTCCGGGGAACGCCGAGATCTGTCGCCAATCTCGAGTTCCATCGCGCTGGCCACGAGGTCAATGAGGTTTGCGCCCGCATTGTCGCCCGTTTGGAAGATAGAGGCGTTCGCGCCGTCAATCCATCGATGGGCCTCCCGATGGAGATGAGTCGGCGTCCGGTGATGTCTCGCCGGGTGTGTTGGTATCCACCGCAAAGGTTGGTATTTTTGTTGGTCTCTACGAAACTCCGTCCCGGCGGATACCAACATTCCTCTCACCGACCTCGAACTCCGCGCCGCCAAGCCCCGCGACTTATTGTTCAAGCTGTCCGATGGCGGCGGTCTGCAATTGTGGGTCTACCCCGACGGCGCGAGGCGCTGACGCATGGCCTATCGCTTCGCGGGCGCACGGAAGGTGCTGGCGATCGGCGTCTACCCGACGGTCGGCCTCAAAGAGGCGCGGCCGAAATAGGTGCCGGAGCACAGGGTTGCGCCGTCGCAAAAGCCCGCGCCGCACAATGTCGCGCCGACGCACAATCCGATGATCGCGCGATCGTTTTGGGTTCGAGCTGAGCGGCGAGCGCGACTTGCGGCGACGCATCTCGATCCAAAAATTTGCTTCGTTTTCACGAAGCGTTTGTCCATGCGCTGGACGAGGTCGATGGCCAGTCGCCTCCGGCCATGGCTCGGCTCGAGATTGCGCCGCGATCTCGCGCTCTGTCCACAGTGATTTTCGAGGCTGACGCCGACTCGATCCTTATGCGGCCCTTATGCCCGACGGGGCAAATCCGAATAGCCTCCTTACACGCTCTGCAGGCATATCCCCACGCATTGTCGATAGGGAGACTGACCATGCTCGACCTCGTCTATCTCGGCCTCGGCGCCTTTCTCTTCGCGCTGATGGGCCTTTATGCGCGCGCCTGCGGGCGGCTCTGAAAAGGACGCGAATAATGTTCGAACCGATCGTCGGCTTGGGCGTCGCTGTGCTGCTCGGCGCCTATCTCGTCTACACGCTCCTTCATCCCGAGAAATTCTGATCCGAACGTCTCGGGCTCCGTAAAGGAAACGATCATGAACGCCATTGGTTTGGCGCAAATCGCGCTCGTGCTGGCGGCCGTC
This window harbors:
- the kdpF gene encoding K(+)-transporting ATPase subunit F, translated to MFEPIVGLGVAVLLGAYLVYTLLHPEKF